The following are encoded together in the Lactuca sativa cultivar Salinas chromosome 1, Lsat_Salinas_v11, whole genome shotgun sequence genome:
- the LOC111915923 gene encoding protein transport protein SEC31 homolog B, producing MGTSACVKEVDRSALVAFAPDAPFLAAGTMAGAVDMSFSSSANLEILNLDFRSDDRDLPVSGAVPSSEPFNRLSWGKSPSSGSEEFSLGLIAGGLVDGNIGVWNPRLLMSPEERENALVQQLSRHKGPVRGLEFSSLSPNHLASGAEEGEICIWDFAKPTEPTHFPPLKGSESSTHGEIAYLSWNKKVQPILASTSFYGTTVVWDLRKQKPIISFSDSVRRRCSVLQWHPDFATQLIVASEDDNSPSLRLWDMRNTMSPLRELVGHTKGVVAMEWCPHDSSYLLTCAKDNRTICWNTNSAEIVSELPAGTNWNFDVHWYPKLPGVISASSFDGKIGIYNIEACARYGVGEGHYGSAPLKAPKWYQRKAGVSFGFGGKLVSFHTTGSSSGASEVDVHELVTEHSLVSTSSEFEAAMSSGERPLLRQLCDKKSQESESEDDKETWGFLKVMFEEDGTARTKLLNHLGFTLPSETQNNELQNNPSESEDITTSHIDEPKEGEVTESNLTLKLPNDPSDNGEDFFNNFPTPRAETPSSTSHNTFVTEESGPVVEEEEEPTRESDSQDALFDDGVQRALVVGDYKGAVEQCIAANKMADALVIAQVGGASLWETTRDQYLKKNTSPYLKVVAAMVNNDLVSLVNIRPLRSWKETLALLCTFAQGDEWTSLCDTLASRLLNAGNTLAATLCYICSGNIDKTVEIWSKKVSTEHEGKSYVDLLQDLMEKTVVLALATGQKRFSAPLCKLVEKYAEILASQGLLSTAMEYLKLMGTEDLSPELVILRDRIAFSSQPEINGNASTDYAYSQTHTGGVYSANQQTNPVVEPVQSYYQENYQQPTGPSYSNQYEQPQRNMFVPSPAAPTPQLGFNQAPPANQPAARPFVPMTPPMMRNADQYQQAPTLGSQLYPQSQLNANSNYQAGPPGPGSFHPVPSPMVPTTGPKVLHDVGPTPPVKGFMPINNNTGMQRTGSGQMQPNSGPESAAPPPATPPPTVQTADVSNVPAQQKPVIGTLTRLFNETSEALGGSRAVPAKKREIDDNSKKLGALFVKLNNSDISKNAAEKLVQLCQALNHGDFTTALKIQVDLTTSEWDECSFWLATLKRMIRIRQSMG from the exons ATGGGCACATCGGCGTGTGTAAAGGAAGTGGATAGATCGGCATTGGTGGCGTTTGCCCCCGATGCGCCCTTCCTTGCCGCCGGAACTATGGCTGGAGCCGTAGACATGTCGTTCAGTTCGTCTGCAAATCTTGAAATCCTTAACCTTGATTTCCGATCTGATGATCGTGACCTTCCGGTATCAGGTGCTGTACCTAGTTCAGAACCGTTTAATCGGCTGTCTTGGGGGAAATCACCGTCGTCGGGATCAGAAGAATTCTCACTCGGTCTCATTGCCGGTGGACTTGTAGATGGCAACATCGGTGTCTGGAACCCTCGCTTACTCATGAg TCCGGAGGAAAGGGAAAATGCTCTTGTTCAACAACTATCAAGACACAAAGGGCCT GTTCGTGGTCTGGAGTTTAGTTCCCTTTCACCAAACCATCTTGCATCTGGCGCTGAAGAAGGTGAAATTTGTATATGGGATTTTGCTAAACCAACAGAGCCTACGCATTTCCCCCCCCTTAAG GGCAGTGAATCTTCAACACATGGAGAAATAGCATATTTGTCATGGAATAAGAAGGTCCAGCCTATCTTGGCATCAACTTCTTTTTATGGAACAACTG TGGTTTGGGACCTCAGGAAGCAAAAGCCAATTATAAG CTTCTCAGATTCGGTTAGAAGAAGATGTTCAGTTTTGCAATGGCATCCTGATTTTgccactcaacttattgttgctTCAGAGGATGATAATTCACCTTCACTAAGG TTATGGGATATGAGGAACACAATGTCACCATTGCGAGAGTTAGTAGGTCATACTAAAG GTGTTGTTGCAATGGAATGGTGTCCCCATGATAGTTCATATCTGCTTACATGTGCCAAAGATAATCGTACTATTTGTTGGAACACTAATTCTGCTGAG ATTGTGTCTGAACTTCCAGCTGGAACCAATTGGAATTTTGATGTGCACTGGTATCCAAAGTTACCAGGGGTCATATCAGCATCTTCTTTTGATGGGAAAATTGGTATTTATAACATTGAG GCTTGTGCTCGATATGGTGTTGGTGAGGGTCATTATGGCTCAG CACCTTTAAAGGCTCCAAAATGGTACCAACGCAAAGCTGGAGTGTCTTTTGGTTTTGGTGGCAAACTTGTTTCTTTTCACACAACTGGTTCTTCATCTGGAGCTTCAGAG GTTGATGTGCATGAGTTGGTTACTGAACATAGTTTAGTTAGCACCTCATCTGAATTCGAAGCTGCAATGAGTAGTGGAGAGAGGCCTTTATTGAGGCAACTTTGTGACAAAAAATCTCAAGAATCTGA ATCTGAAGATGACAAAGAAACATGGGGATTCTTGAAGGTTATGTTTGAAGAAGATGGAACTGCACGTACAAAACTATTAAACCATCTTGGTTTCACTCTACCTTCAGAAACACAAAACAATGaattacaaaacaacccctcTGAGTCTGAGGATATAACAACTTCCCACATTGATGAACCTAAAGAAGGAGAAGTAACAGAATCCAACCTGACACTGAAATTACCAAATGACCCCTCTGACAACGGGGaagatttcttcaacaatttCCCAACTCCTAGAGCTGAGACCCCTTCATCAACTTCTCATAACACTTTTGTCACTGAAGAATCTGGTCcagttgttgaagaagaagaagagccaACAAGAGAAAGTGATTCACAAGATGCTTTGTTTGATGATGGTGTTCAACGGGCATTGGTTGTTGGGGATTACAAGGGAGCTGTTGAACAGTGTATAGCTGCAAATAAGATGGCAGATGCTTTAGTTATTGCTCAAGTTGGTGGTGCTTCCCTGTGGGAGACCACACGTGATCAGTACCTTAAAAAGAATACTTCTCCATACTTAAAG GTTGTTGCTGCAATGGTAAATAATGACCTTGTTAGTCTAGTAAATATCAGGCCCCTCAGATCTTGGAAAGAAACTCTTGCTCTCCTCTGCACT TTTGCACAAGGAGATGAATGGACTTCACTCTGTGATACTCTTGCTTCTAGACTCCTAAATGCTGGAAACACTTTAGCAGCAACTCTTTGCTACATATGCTCTGGAAATATCGATAAAACTGTAGAAATCTGGTCAAAGAAGGTTTCAACTGAGCATGAAGGAAAGTCCTATGTTGATCTTCTTCAG GATTTAATGGAGAAAACTGTAGTCCTTGCTTTAGCAACTGGACAAAAGAGATTCAGTGCTCCTTTATGTAAACTTGTTGAGAAGTATGCTGAGATTTTAGCAAGTCAAGGACTTTTATCAACAGCTATGGAGTATTTGAAACTAATGGGAACTGAAGATTTGTCTCCTGAACTTGTAATCTTACGTGATCGGATTGCCTTCTCCTCTCAACCAG AGATAAATGGAAACGCATCTACAGATTATGCATATTCTCAAACACATACAGGAGGTGTATACTCTGCTAACCAACAAACAAATCCTGTTGTGGAGCCTGTTCAAAGTTATTATCAG gaAAACTATCAACAACCAACTGGGCCTTCTTACAGCAACCAATATGAACAGCCACAACGTAACATGTTTGTTCCATCTCCTGCAGCTCCCACTCCACAG ttGGGATTCAATCAAGCTCCACCTGCAAATCAACCGGCTGCAAGACCCTTTGTTCCCATGACACCTCCAATGATGAGAAATGCTGACCAATATCAGCAAGCTCCCACATTGGGTTCTCAGTTATATCCT CAATCTCAGTTGAATGCAAATTCCAATTATCAAGCAGGCCCACCGGGGCCCGGTTCCTTTCACCCGGTCCCATCTCCAATGGTCCCCACCACCGGGCCAAAGGTACTCCATGATGTGGGACCCACACCTCCTGTAAAAGGATTCATGCCAATTAATAACAATACAGGAATGCAAAGAACAGGATCCGGTCAAATGCAACCCAACAGTGGCCCCGAGTCTGCTGCACCACCTCCTGCCACACCTCCTCCAACAGTACAGACTGCTGACGTGTCAAATGTTCCTG CCCAACAGAAGCCGGTTATTGGGACATTGACCAGACTGTTCAACGAGACATCAGAGGCTTTAGGAGGTTCACGAGCAGTTCCAGCTAAGAAACGAGAGATTGATGACAACTCAAAGAAACTCGGTGCTTTGTTTGTGAAATTAAACAATTCTGATATTTCCAAAAATGCTGCTGAAAAACTTGTTCAGTTATGTCAAGCATTAAATCATGGCGACTTCACTACAGCCCTCAAAATCCAg gTGGATCTTACCACCAGTGAATGGGACGAGTGTAGCTTCTGGTTAGCAACACTGAAACGAATGATCAGGATTAGACAAAGTATGGGATAA